The DNA segment AGGTAAGCCCTATTATACATATCCTGCTTATCATTCTCAGTCCATCTTCCACTTTCGAAGAACGATATCGTTCTTGCTTCATCAATAAAATCATTGTCTAGTAATGTAATTGGTGGCAAAATCACTTCAATATCTTTATCCTTTATTTTTATCCAATGCGGTCCAACCTTATGCATATCAATCCCCATGCGTAGTGTTCCGTAATATATTCTTATCAGTTCGTCATCACTAAATATACCTTTCCTTATGGTATCCACCATTTCTTCATCACTTACAGCAAGAAATTCCCACTGTCCGATATTCTTTATGGCAGCTATTTGTTCAGGCGTTATGTTTATTTTATCGTCAGTACTGATCTTAACTGAGTTGTGGTGCGAACAACTTATAAAGTATACAAGTATTATAATGGTAATGACAAGAGCACATACCACAGCCATCCATCTTAAGGTACTAATTTTGGGTATTCTCATTTCCTATAGTCGTTTTATCTAACAGTCCAGGAAGGTCATTTATTTTAAATTCCTTACGGAAAGTGATCGTTATGTCTTGTTCTTTATATCCCATCTGTCTGCACATCGGTATTAATATTCTGGCAGCATTATCCCGTGCCAATTCTATAATTCCAAGATAAGGTATACTTTGTATTATTGAGGCACGTCCCTGTTTCTCATAGTTTGTCATCTCCTCATCACTGAAGTTGCTGCGGGTTATAGCTACAAACTTTTTTACATTTTTGTGGTCTATTTTACTACTTGTGAGAATAACCTTTGGATCTGGCAGTATAATCTCAATTTTATTGCCACTTTTTTTTATGTTTGATTCTGAAAATTTACCGAAATCAATATACGCTTTTAACGTAGCATCCATTGGTATTGCTATTTTTCGTTTCCCCAGAGGAAGATTAATATTGAAGTCGTGGCTCAGAAACGAACCTTTTAGTTTCATTATATCATCGTGGGTAATAATCTTGTGTATATGGTATTCTGCAGTATACAATTTTGAACATTTTTGTATCTGCATTATCATCATCGGTATCGTGTCTTGCTGCTTATGTATATCTGCAGAGGTTTTCTTTTCTGAGCAGGAACCTAATGCGAGTGCTGCAAAAGTTAAAAATAGTATTACCTTTTTCATTTCGCTTGATATTTATGGCAAAGATAGTAAAAAAATGCCGTATTGTTGGTTAGTGTATTTATTTTTTCGATTTTAGTTAAACTTTTAGCTGCTGTTTACGTCATATTGA comes from the Xylanibacter oryzae DSM 17970 genome and includes:
- a CDS encoding DUF4230 domain-containing protein translates to MKKVILFLTFAALALGSCSEKKTSADIHKQQDTIPMMIMQIQKCSKLYTAEYHIHKIITHDDIMKLKGSFLSHDFNINLPLGKRKIAIPMDATLKAYIDFGKFSESNIKKSGNKIEIILPDPKVILTSSKIDHKNVKKFVAITRSNFSDEEMTNYEKQGRASIIQSIPYLGIIELARDNAARILIPMCRQMGYKEQDITITFRKEFKINDLPGLLDKTTIGNENTQN
- a CDS encoding DUF4230 domain-containing protein; its protein translation is MRIPKISTLRWMAVVCALVITIIILVYFISCSHHNSVKISTDDKINITPEQIAAIKNIGQWEFLAVSDEEMVDTIRKGIFSDDELIRIYYGTLRMGIDMHKVGPHWIKIKDKDIEVILPPITLLDNDFIDEARTISFFESGRWTENDKQDMYNRAYLLMKEKCLTHENKKSAEYNAGRQLYSLFKNMRYENIKIRFSDK